A genome region from Chloroflexota bacterium includes the following:
- a CDS encoding exonuclease, with protein MPKLYFYGGSNEIGGNKILLVDGTTSLFFDFGISFKVRSRYFEEFLNPRPGYGLNDFFQTGMLPLLHGIYRTDLEPAAGFWNRWQKEPHYRTLDHVDGVLLSHAHVDHTGSVSFLRPDIPLYTTAMTALISKAIQDSAPTDLERELVYAVPRAIRDGVLRTVAKAPLEQRPVRFVTGPLSLDAERFWNESPQSTREMAPVAVQAAGDTIGGSKNRLRWYPVDHSIYGAAAFAVETSSGWVAYTGDLRWHGRHSAQTREAVAAMAALKPTILLCEGTRGADTNPATEDGVQATASEIVREAQGKLVFADFGPRNVERLLIFHEIARETGRQLAVLNKDGYLLEAMHYAAPDEVPDFGSVPGFVLYQKARARVSGWEKKLLDRHNARLVHAADIRRNPGDYILCFSFWDINELASLAPIPAVYIYSSSEAFDEEMQMDHQRLRNWLDHFDVEIHGLDESLDGPLHASGHASGNELIDIIRQVRPQRLVPIHTQDPLFFMEALARDDIEVALPTRDLPMQV; from the coding sequence ATGCCTAAACTGTACTTCTATGGCGGCAGCAACGAGATTGGCGGCAATAAAATCCTGCTCGTTGACGGGACAACGAGTCTCTTCTTCGACTTTGGCATCTCCTTCAAGGTACGGAGTCGGTACTTCGAAGAGTTTCTCAATCCGCGACCGGGTTATGGACTGAACGACTTCTTTCAGACGGGCATGCTGCCGCTGCTGCACGGCATCTATCGCACTGACCTGGAACCGGCTGCTGGCTTTTGGAATCGCTGGCAGAAAGAGCCGCACTATCGGACACTGGATCACGTGGACGGCGTGCTGCTGAGCCACGCCCATGTGGACCATACCGGTTCCGTGTCCTTTCTGCGCCCGGATATTCCGCTCTATACCACGGCAATGACGGCGCTGATTTCGAAGGCTATTCAGGATAGCGCGCCTACGGATTTGGAGCGCGAGCTAGTCTATGCCGTGCCGCGCGCGATCAGGGACGGCGTGCTGCGCACCGTCGCGAAAGCCCCGCTGGAGCAGCGCCCAGTCCGCTTTGTTACGGGGCCGCTTTCCCTGGATGCGGAGCGGTTTTGGAATGAGTCTCCTCAGTCCACACGGGAGATGGCCCCTGTAGCCGTGCAAGCGGCTGGCGACACCATCGGCGGCAGCAAGAATAGACTGCGCTGGTATCCCGTTGATCACTCTATCTACGGCGCGGCGGCGTTCGCCGTGGAGACTTCCTCTGGTTGGGTGGCCTATACCGGCGATCTGCGCTGGCATGGGCGGCACAGTGCGCAGACCCGAGAGGCTGTGGCGGCAATGGCGGCGCTCAAGCCCACTATCCTGCTCTGCGAAGGCACGCGCGGCGCCGACACGAATCCGGCGACCGAAGATGGTGTCCAGGCAACCGCGTCGGAAATCGTAAGAGAAGCCCAGGGCAAGCTCGTCTTCGCCGACTTCGGCCCGCGCAACGTGGAACGTCTCCTTATCTTCCACGAGATTGCGCGCGAGACGGGAAGGCAACTCGCCGTGCTGAACAAAGATGGGTACTTGCTGGAGGCCATGCACTACGCCGCGCCGGACGAGGTGCCGGACTTCGGTTCTGTGCCTGGCTTTGTGCTCTACCAGAAGGCGCGTGCCCGCGTCAGCGGCTGGGAGAAGAAGCTGCTGGATCGTCACAACGCGAGGTTAGTGCATGCAGCCGACATTCGCCGCAATCCCGGCGACTACATCCTCTGCTTCTCGTTTTGGGACATCAACGAGCTCGCCAGCCTGGCTCCCATTCCTGCTGTGTACATTTACTCCAGCAGCGAGGCCTTCGACGAGGAGATGCAAATGGACCATCAGCGTCTGCGCAACTGGCTGGACCACTTTGACGTAGAGATCCACGGTCTCGACGAATCGTTGGACGGCCCGCTGCACGCCTCCGGCCACGCCAGCGGCAATGAGTTAATCGACATAATCCGCCAAGTCCGTCCGCAGCGCCTCGTACCCATTCACACGCAAGACCCGTTGTTCTTTATGGAGGCGCTGGCGCGTGATGACATTGAGGTGGCCCTACCTACACGCGATTTGCCCATGCAGGTTTGA
- a CDS encoding serine hydrolase: protein MSIELPEWVTYPEEDWESITPAEAGLDPHRFEAWLRTLGFHGANFGGEDHSGNKWGVMLTRGGYCVHTWGDPHYRFQTASMGKAFMWVLLGIAVADGLLDVDAPIHETWTGEGELSHPHKHLNEGNHRNLTSRHIIGEKYGRTHQGGFPMEIGSAYAKGRAGLSQEEADKVCPAWAHWTGDPFYDLYSHAAPGTQEHYSSAGFWRMGQALTYVWGRDLKDVLDERLFGKIGIAPDSWDWYTGETVQSQQYFYPTIPDSYTYLDPPYRVNGHVVRSGPGWAVMCAADIARFGHLLATQGIWKGEQLIDPQWLRGHGGGNRSGVSGESTHYTALAQVTTEGVDHVHASARDSFVPAEVITSPVQI, encoded by the coding sequence ATGAGCATAGAATTGCCCGAATGGGTTACCTATCCTGAGGAAGACTGGGAGAGCATCACTCCCGCTGAAGCGGGCCTCGATCCCCACAGGTTCGAAGCGTGGCTGCGCACCTTGGGCTTTCACGGCGCCAACTTTGGCGGCGAGGACCACTCCGGCAACAAGTGGGGCGTGATGCTCACCCGGGGCGGCTACTGTGTGCACACCTGGGGCGATCCGCACTACCGCTTCCAAACGGCATCTATGGGCAAGGCCTTCATGTGGGTGCTGCTCGGCATTGCGGTGGCAGACGGCCTATTGGACGTCGATGCGCCAATTCATGAGACGTGGACAGGTGAAGGCGAACTCTCTCACCCCCACAAACACCTAAACGAAGGCAATCATAGGAATCTCACCTCGCGGCACATCATTGGCGAGAAATACGGCCGCACGCATCAGGGTGGCTTTCCCATGGAGATTGGCAGCGCGTATGCCAAGGGACGCGCGGGGCTCAGCCAAGAGGAGGCCGACAAGGTGTGTCCGGCCTGGGCGCATTGGACTGGTGATCCCTTCTACGACCTTTACTCCCACGCCGCACCCGGCACGCAGGAGCATTACAGCAGCGCCGGCTTCTGGCGCATGGGACAGGCGCTGACATACGTCTGGGGCCGCGACCTCAAAGACGTGCTGGACGAGCGGCTCTTCGGCAAGATCGGCATTGCGCCGGATAGCTGGGACTGGTACACCGGCGAAACGGTGCAATCACAGCAGTACTTCTACCCAACAATCCCGGACTCCTACACCTACCTCGATCCGCCGTATCGCGTCAACGGCCACGTGGTGCGGAGCGGTCCCGGCTGGGCGGTCATGTGCGCCGCCGACATCGCCCGCTTCGGCCACCTGCTCGCCACGCAGGGGATCTGGAAGGGCGAGCAACTCATTGATCCCCAATGGCTGCGCGGTCACGGCGGCGGCAACCGCAGCGGCGTCAGCGGCGAAAGCACCCACTACACCGCCCTGGCCCAGGTCACCACCGAGGGCGTCGACCACGTCCACGCCAGCGCAAGAGACAGCTTTGTTCCCGCAGAGGTGATCACAAGCCCGGTTCAGATATGA
- a CDS encoding Gfo/Idh/MocA family oxidoreductase, whose protein sequence is MDEIRIGLTGLGARGRHWLKMLDNFNGYRVTAICDPLTELHEMSLEPLKEPESIAVYDNYEDFLADDNVDAVALTVRCKEQGALAAQALEAGKHVNSEVPAAHTMEDCWRIVLAAERSGKIYQLGEQRRHSGEFAAWRELVREGKLGKITFCEGQYIGYKEPARYHRLRGSAQLVPIDDVANNPDAEPSWINHMPPIHYLPHELSPILMVLDDRVTEVTAMSTRSPSYIHSEIQQPDIQLAIMKTAKDTLMRLAVSYTQPTPPRDNHWCHIMGTKGSVELARSLKDSPKLWLADAQMHDHAEVDWKPQRTDAPAEARGSGHSDTDYYIHATFRDAVLHNVPQEFDVYKAMDTAAPAVLASESIAQGSTLMQVPDFRPGPNRRKGEMPR, encoded by the coding sequence GTGGATGAAATTCGTATCGGCCTAACCGGACTCGGCGCGCGCGGCCGCCACTGGTTGAAGATGTTGGACAACTTCAACGGCTATCGCGTGACGGCGATCTGCGACCCGCTCACTGAGCTGCATGAAATGTCGCTTGAGCCGTTGAAAGAGCCGGAATCAATAGCGGTCTACGACAATTACGAAGATTTTCTGGCCGATGACAATGTGGATGCCGTAGCCCTGACGGTCCGCTGCAAGGAGCAGGGCGCGCTGGCGGCGCAGGCGCTGGAAGCCGGCAAGCACGTCAATTCCGAGGTACCCGCCGCGCATACGATGGAAGACTGCTGGCGCATTGTGCTGGCAGCCGAGCGCAGCGGCAAGATCTACCAGCTTGGCGAGCAGCGCCGCCACTCCGGCGAGTTCGCCGCCTGGCGCGAATTGGTGCGGGAGGGGAAGCTGGGCAAGATTACCTTCTGCGAAGGTCAATACATCGGCTACAAGGAACCGGCGCGGTACCATCGATTGCGCGGCTCGGCGCAGCTCGTGCCAATTGACGATGTCGCGAACAATCCCGATGCTGAGCCATCGTGGATCAATCACATGCCGCCCATTCACTACCTACCCCACGAACTTAGCCCCATCCTCATGGTGCTCGACGATCGCGTCACGGAAGTCACCGCCATGAGCACACGTTCGCCGAGTTACATCCATAGCGAAATCCAGCAACCGGACATACAACTGGCCATCATGAAGACCGCCAAAGACACGCTCATGCGCCTCGCGGTCTCCTACACGCAGCCCACGCCGCCTCGCGATAACCACTGGTGCCACATCATGGGAACCAAGGGATCAGTCGAATTAGCGCGCTCACTGAAGGATTCGCCTAAGCTGTGGTTGGCGGACGCCCAAATGCACGACCACGCTGAAGTGGATTGGAAACCGCAACGCACCGACGCGCCCGCGGAAGCGCGCGGCAGCGGCCATAGCGATACGGACTACTACATCCACGCTACGTTCCGCGATGCGGTGCTCCACAACGTGCCCCAGGAATTCGATGTCTACAAGGCGATGGACACGGCCGCTCCTGCCGTCCTTGCTTCGGAATCTATCGCGCAGGGCAGCACGCTCATGCAGGTGCCCGACTTCCGGCCGGGGCCCAACCGGCGCAAAGGCGAGATGCCAAGGTAG
- the smpB gene encoding SsrA-binding protein SmpB, with product MATAKTKKARRAEKVRDPNNLVVATNRRAFHDYHIDATFEAGLNLLGTEVKSIRAGRVNLAEGFVRIINREAWLWNVHISPYQRGGYVNHEPTRARKLLLHKDQIGTLFRHTQMKGQTVIPIRLYLRNGRVKVEIAVARGKKLYDKRQALAAKDAQRELDRVAKEYSPGRV from the coding sequence ATGGCTACCGCAAAGACCAAGAAAGCACGACGGGCGGAGAAAGTCCGCGACCCCAACAACCTGGTGGTGGCGACGAACCGCCGCGCCTTTCACGACTACCACATCGACGCCACATTCGAGGCCGGCCTTAACCTTCTGGGTACTGAAGTGAAGTCTATTCGCGCTGGCCGTGTCAATTTGGCTGAAGGCTTTGTGCGCATAATCAATCGCGAGGCGTGGCTTTGGAATGTGCACATTTCACCGTACCAGCGGGGCGGCTATGTCAATCACGAACCGACCCGGGCCCGCAAGCTCCTGCTCCACAAAGACCAAATCGGCACCTTGTTTCGGCATACCCAAATGAAGGGACAAACGGTCATCCCGATCCGGCTCTACCTGCGCAACGGTCGGGTCAAGGTAGAGATTGCGGTGGCGCGCGGCAAGAAACTCTACGACAAGCGGCAGGCCTTGGCCGCTAAGGACGCCCAGCGCGAATTGGACCGCGTGGCGAAGGAATATTCCCCCGGTCGCGTGTAG
- a CDS encoding M48 family metallopeptidase — protein MFKIDPQDIEIVRSARRSKTVTGEFKHGKLRVHVPARLTREQEEHYVATIIERVERRETQQMLNDGDPLLKRAAELNAQYFAGKLEIVSVTYVTNQNSRFGSCSVRRKTIRLSHHLTEVPEWVRDYVLMHEMAHLVEPGHNRRFWDIVNRYPRTQEARRYLRKFAFAE, from the coding sequence ATGTTCAAGATAGACCCTCAAGACATCGAAATTGTCCGCAGCGCCCGGCGCAGCAAGACCGTTACCGGTGAATTCAAGCATGGCAAGCTACGTGTCCACGTACCCGCTCGCCTCACCAGGGAACAAGAAGAGCACTACGTCGCGACAATCATCGAACGGGTTGAACGCCGCGAAACCCAGCAGATGCTCAACGACGGCGATCCGCTCCTCAAGCGCGCCGCTGAACTCAATGCGCAATACTTTGCGGGCAAGCTGGAGATTGTCTCAGTCACCTACGTAACCAACCAAAACTCCCGCTTCGGCAGTTGTAGCGTGCGTCGCAAGACCATCCGCCTTTCGCACCATCTCACTGAAGTCCCGGAGTGGGTGCGTGACTACGTGCTCATGCATGAGATGGCCCATCTCGTTGAGCCGGGGCACAATCGGCGCTTCTGGGACATTGTAAATCGCTACCCCCGCACGCAAGAAGCCCGGCGCTATCTAAGGAAATTCGCCTTCGCTGAGTAG
- a CDS encoding HNH endonuclease produces the protein MNSINKRVLVLNLDYRPLNICNVRRAFVLLLTGKAEVVEQYADDLISAEARYTRPSVIKLHYLVKRPPTGPRLVRQEVFRRDSHTCQYCGVQARELTIDHVMPRHRGGGHTWENLVSACKDCNHRKGGRTAEEARMRLLARPGKPRLNGYLAHLRFVPSPPHESWVPFLYPGNPT, from the coding sequence ATGAACAGCATCAACAAGCGTGTTCTGGTATTGAATCTTGACTATCGACCGCTGAATATCTGCAACGTGCGGCGGGCGTTTGTGCTCTTGCTCACCGGCAAGGCGGAAGTAGTCGAACAGTACGCGGATGACTTGATATCAGCCGAAGCCCGCTACACACGCCCTTCAGTGATCAAACTGCATTACTTAGTCAAGCGGCCTCCCACCGGGCCTCGATTGGTTCGCCAGGAGGTCTTTCGCCGCGATAGTCATACGTGCCAGTACTGCGGGGTGCAAGCACGGGAACTCACGATAGACCACGTGATGCCTCGCCACCGCGGCGGCGGTCACACCTGGGAAAACCTCGTTTCCGCCTGTAAGGACTGCAACCACCGCAAAGGCGGGCGCACTGCCGAAGAAGCGCGCATGCGCTTGTTGGCGAGGCCGGGCAAGCCACGGCTCAACGGCTACCTTGCCCATCTCCGCTTCGTGCCTTCCCCGCCTCACGAGTCCTGGGTGCCGTTCCTGTATCCCGGCAATCCCACCTAG